ATTGGTTTTACACTCCAGTTTACACAACTTGTGAGTACTTGACACCACATGGTCATCCTTTACCTTTCAACTCACCACGTATGATGAGAAGCGCGATTCAGCTTATTGCTTCTAGCTGGCCATACTGGAACAGGACACAAGGGGGTGATCATTTCTTCATTGTACCACATGATTTTGGTGCATGTTTCCATTTTCAAGAAGAGAAAGCTATTGGAAGAGGTATTCTTCCGTTGCTCCAGCGGGCTACCTTGGTTCAAACTTTTGGACAACGGAATCATGTTTGTTTGAAGGAAGGATCGATAACTATTCCTCCGTATGCTCCTCCACAGAAAATTCAGTCTCATTTCATCTCTCCTGATACTCCAAGATCCATATTTGTCTATTTCCGTGGCTTGTTTTATGACAAAAGAAATGATCCTAAAGGCGGGTACTATGCAAGAGGCGCTCGAGCAGCAGTGTGGGAGAACTTTAAGGACAATCCACTCTTTGATATTTCTACAGATCATCCAACTACATACTACGAAGACATGCAACGAGCTATCTTTTGCTTGTGCCCTCTCGGATGGGCTCCGTGGAGTCCTAGATTGGTTGAAGCTGTTGTATTCGGAGGCATCCCCGTTATAATAGCAGATGACATTGTCTTGCCATTTGCTGACGCAATCCCATGGGATGATATAGGATTGTTCGTAGCGGAGAAGGATGTTCCATATTTGGATAACATTCTTACTTCTGTTCCACCACAAGAAATACTGAGGAAGCAGAGATTGCTTGCCAATCCTTCAATGAAGCAGGCTATGTTATTTCTACAACCTGCTCAACCAGGTGATGCTTTCCACCAAATCTTGAATGGACTTGCTCGTAAATTACCCAATCATCACAAGACCATATACGGAGACAACAACGTCTTAAACTGGACTGCTGGTCCAGTTGCTGATCTAAAACCTTGGTAGGATCAAGCTGAACCTCAAGGTTTACTCATTTTTTCCCCTTGATTTGTTGACTTCCAACGTTTAATTCTTTGTTCGATGTTAATTTTTACACATATTagtagacacacacacacacatactgTTGAATAGTACAGTAGAATGTAGGATTTTCACCATAGAACTGTCCTTCAATGTCTTTAACTCCTTTTGTTCTgtcaataatcataaaaattccGAAATCTCATTAAGCCATATTATAATGAAGAGACAGAATGTGTTTTGGAGAACCAAATCACGAAAATGATTGAAAACAGCAACACAATAGAGAATTGACTCAAACTCCTCTTCTACTGCTTCTTTGTTCCctaaaacaaaccaaaaaagaGAACTGTCAACGACTCCATTGCACAATTGCTTTGTGAAAGCTCGAATACTTGGCCTCCATCTCATTCATAAAAAGTTTCAGAAAAGAGCTAGCATTTGAGATTTATTTAGTAGTCTACTTATTTATTGGCCTTGTTTTCAAAATCGAGTACTATTATTTAGTATTCTCCCAATTCCTTGAAGTTAATGGAGAATCAATGAATTATTAACATCTAGTTGAAACTTGGACAGATTCAATAGCAATATCGAgtttgaaatcataattttgcACATCTTCAACTTGTGTTTTCCAGATATCCTTGGCTGATTCAACAAGTGATTCTTTGCATGATATCACCTTAATAGATTTTAGAGTCAGCATGTCTGCAAAGGGAGAAGGATTGTGACTTTGAGTACCACAAGCTCGGTGAGGATTGTGACTTACTCAAGACTATATATACGACAGTTGAATAGTGTTAATTTCTTGAGACATGGCGTAAAGTTCATCTCAGCAAAGGTACAGAAAGGATCCCCGGAACATTTGAGCATTTCAAGCTTAGTAAGATTGTTAAATGCAGGAAAGAAACTATCACATTTTGAAACTTCACATCTCAGTTTTTGAAGATTTGGTGCCTTGCCAAGGTGTTAATCGCGTCCTCCTCACAAGAAAACCATACTGAGGCAAGAGTTCTCAACTCGTTCATTTTTGAACTTTAATTATAttcaaaacaaaactaaaatgtATCACAAAACAAAGGGCTGGCCCATCAACAAATATAATTTGGACTGATAGATTGATTCTTGTAAAGATTACATACTGTTCAGTTAATTACATCATATCTCTATTATTTcccaaattacaaaaattcattaaaattatagGATCTTAAAAGTGAGAAACCGTTTTACTGAAAGTTAAATTGCTAATTTATCCTCTCCATTACACTTATTTTATTGTTGCCTAACAATCTTCAATATATTAACAGCACCATCTTGCTTCCAGAATTGACTCAAACTTGTCTTCTTATGCCTCCTTGTTCCCTAAAACAAACCAAAAGAAGGGACAAACTGTCAACAACTccattcaaaattttgaaaatctcaATATAGGAAATCCAAACTAGCTTCCATTGCACAATTACTTTGTGAAAGCTCGAATTATTGGCCTCCATCCAATTCACATATGAAAATGAGATACTATTTGGTGGTCATAAAAACTTCTTTCCTCATCTTCTTTTCAAAACAGATTCAATAGCAatacagaaaatttaaaattaaagcaTTAAAAACACCTTGGCAATACAATACTTTTACAATGTCTTGTAATCATTGACACAATTTCAATCCATAGAAGTAAAGAAAAGCACTACACTAGCTGCAGAATACCACAAACAATTCATAAATACTCACTGTATTAGGTAGTATTATATAGTATTTCTATGTCACGACCAAGGTGTGAAGGATTGTtatagaaaatgtttttaagcTACATGTAAGGTGTCAACGAAAAAGAATTCTATAAGCTAGTACATATATACTTACCTGATAACGAAATCAAGCTGGCATTTGAGGGTCAAAGTATGATTGTTCTACTTATGGACAAAGAGCTTGAAATCAGATTTTTGCCTTTCTTCAACTAGTGTTTCCCGAATATTCTTGGCTGATTCAACAAGTGATTCTTTGCATTCCCTCAGCTCAATTGATTTTAGAGTCATCATGTCTTCAAAGCGAGAAGGGATCTGCTCAAGATGTCTCAATTTTGTTAACACCAAGTTCTCAAGGCATGGAAAAGCATCATCTGAAACATTCCACTCAAGAAAAGAAGGATCTTGCAGTTTCAAGAATTTGAGGTGAGGGAACTGCTCATCGGTCACTTCCCATACATCGGAAATAATGGAAATGTTTAGCAGTTTGAGTACCACAAGTCTGGGGAGAGTTGCGACCTCATCAACACTAGATACGCAACCACTGGATAGTGTTAATGTCTTGAGACTTGGTGGTAATTTCAGTGTGGGGGCCAGTGCACGACGACCCCAAGAAAACTTGAGCATTTCAAGCTTAGTAAGATTGTTAAATGACGGGGAAGAGGAATCACATGACAAAACTTCACATCTTAGTTTTTGAAGATTAGGCATCTCTGCGAAGACCCTGTCTGCGTCCTCCACACAAGAAAACCAAGGTGAGGAAAGAGTTCTCAAGCCATCCATTTCTTGGAGTGCATTGTTTATATTGAAAACAGCGCGGTTGTATATGTGTAAATGACGCAGCTTGACCATCTTCCAGAGGGTGTCTGGTAAAGTTACTCGCCCTCCAAGTCCTTTAACTATTAAAGTTTCAAGGTTCCAAAGATTGTCCGAGAATGATAATGAAGAATCTTCAGCAACTTTAACAGCAACATATCTCAAGCAGGTTAGCTCTTTTGGGAAAGAATCAATTACTGTGAATTCTAAATCTAGCACCCACAAAAACTTGAAACTGTTAAAAATGTGTGATGCATAGCTTACTGAAGATGATCCAATTTGTCTTCCCTTCATCAAGTGGAAAGATTGTACATCTGAACAAATCGAACTCCATTCTGCAAGATTATCCGCTTGAACGTCAAGACATAAACGTCGTGAAATGTTATGCTTTTGACAGGAAACAGAAGAAGGATTCATATCATTGTCCCTGTTGATAGAGAAATTTGTATGATCAGAATACGTTTATAAGATAGAATTgattcaacaaataaaaaattagattgTATTACCCTTTAATGCATTGTAGAAAGTTCTCCACCTTGGCTTTCTTTTTACAAAAATCAAGCAACAAGTCATGAATGCGACATGACTTACTCTTACCGTCAGAACTCATCTTGGAAACCATTACAAGGTTTCTTCCAATAAGGTTTTTTAAGTGATCTTCTGCTACATTCTCGGAAAGCTTCTCTTTATGAGATCTTACAAAACCTTCTGCTATCCACAACCATGTTAACTTTGAAACTTGTATCTCCTCATCCTCCAAAAATactccaaaatacaaaaaacaagGTTTCAAATGAAATGGTAAAGCTTGGTAACTGAGATTTATTATATCCTCCGACTTTGCCTGGATGTGTGAGGACTAAATTTATTGCAACTTGTTCCCAACAATTTATTTCCTTCTCCGTTGTTTCGAGAATACCTGCTACCAGGACAACTGAAAGAGGTAGCCCTCCGCACCTTTTTGCTATCCTTTGGCCAACGTTTTCTAAGACAAGGGGGCAACTTTTTGTATTGAACACCTTAGTCTTCAATAACATCCAACTTTCTTCTTGAGTAAACAATCGAAGAAAATGAGGATCACTGAAGATTTTAGCATAGTTGGCAACATCACCAAGCCGAGTTGTCAGGATGATTCTACTTCCATTGTTGGCATCATAGAAGCTAGGCTTCAGATCATCCCATGCAACAGTTTCCCAGACATCATCAATGAGGATAAGGTACCTCTGAACCATTAGAAGTTTGCGCAACTTATCTGCTAATACATCCTCTGGTAGTTTGTCACTTACAACTGTATCCTTCTTAACACTATGAAGAATGGTTAGTAACAAATCCTTGCGTGTATAAACTTGAGATACACAACATTGTGCACGGACATCAAAATGTGAAACGACTAACTGatcaaaaaatagtttgttagCTATAGTTGTCTTACCCAAACCGGGCATGCCCACAATTGAGATGACATCCAACTTTGATGATCTTCTGATTAGCTTCCCTCTTAGCGTGTACATCACGTCCTGAAAGCCCACCATCTCTTCGCTCATGCTTGTAATCTGAGCAAGTTGTGAAGTATCAGCATTGGCAACATCAGTGGTATTATGCAATACCGAGTCAGAGACTTCCTTTTCATGAATCTCCCCTGCCTCGATTAGTTGTGTAATCTCCTCTATGATGTCCCGAGTCCACAGCAAAAGACACCACTCAGGAATGTCTTTGTTTATATAACCAACAACCACATAATCCACCTCATATGCTTTAGTAATCACCTGCATCCCAAAAGATCCGAATCCATCATTCTGCTTCTGGAAGTGCTCCAGTTGCTGCTGTATTTTCTGAATTTGGCTCCTTATAGAAGAAGTTAACTCTGAGTAACAGCTTAGAAACTCCTCCAGTTGGTCTAAAATGATATCAATAGATCCCAGTCCGTCAATCTTAGGTAAATTGGAGCAAAATGACTTCCGAGTGAGGAAGTAGACTAGTGCTTGTATACTCTGAATATCGCCTGAGAAATCAAGAACTGGCACTAATCGTTTTGACTTCCCAACAGCCACACTTTTAAACACCGAGTAAACTAGAAGCCTACATTAATAATTCCAGTATCAAAATCTTCAACGGCCTCTCTTGGTAGATTGATGAGATTGTCTCTCAAGAAGTTGAGCATTGTAATTTGATCCTTGAAAGCAACTCTCTTTTCGTGCTTATGAATAATGGGACGCAGCACTTGCATATGGTGTACGAGAGTCTCCACAAAGCCAGCTTTATAATCAGCAGCATGGACATCGATATTTGGATGAGATCCTGATGTTAGAGCTTGCAGGACATCGATATAGATCTCATGGATACCTGGTTGAATGGGCTGAATCCTCATTTGAAGGTCAGAAAATAAAGCATCCAATTTAAGTGGATCAAAGAAAAAGTTCATATCGGCGTTGATACTAAACCAGGAAATCATTGCTACATGACCAGCCACAACTAAAACGTGACTGAAGAAAGTATGTTCGCTTTGAGGATTCGTGCATCTGTCTGAAATAAAATAGACAAAATTTCTCAATAACTTCAACTCCTTTACAGCCtcttgtatttgttttaatCTAGACCATGTATAAAGACGATTTCTCTTTGGTAAATCCGTGATATTCATTACAACTGTATCAATGAATCTCTTTACAAATTCGGGATCGAGAGTAGCAATTTTGGAAATAAGTGCTATGGGAAATGAGTATTTAGCTTCGATATGAATTTTAGTTTCCCATATCTCTTCTTCCATCTTATCCAACACGAGTTTAACATCGTCGATACAGTTGATTCTTTCAAATTCAGCTGCATCCCAAAGAGCTTCCACTTTGTCTACTGTAGCATCCAAACAGTCTCTTCTTGTGAAGCTCTGCAAGCTGAGAAACATATTTAGAAATTGAAAATCGATATAAAGGCTGTCCATTTTATGCTCCATCGAGCTGCCTAAATCCCATTCATGGACAGTCTTTTCCAAAGGAGAAATGTCAAAATATCTCCCTCTACACAAATTCGACATcactttgttttttttcttttaacaagTTTGTGATATCAACTAGAAAATGAATGAGTAGGATGGTGTGTAATTAGGGGATTAACAGTATCAGCAAGTCAACTCATTTCTAATGATTTGATTCGAGTCTTGAGTATAAAAAAGTCCTTGGGCTCCCAGgatgaaaaacaaataaatataaattatttcttcttcttttgctcCCAACTGTAGTGATTCTTTTCATACTCtcaaattaaattgaataatatttttgtatgacTTGAGAAATTCATGTGGTTTATTATATGTGCAAGTTGTCAATACTTTAATACGAGTTGGCTTTTCTTAGCTCACCTTTGTTTAATGTTTATTTGGCTGTTCAAAGGTTCAGTAGACAGGCACAATATTGTATAGTACAGAGGTAAATTCTCTATGCTGGagttctttaattatttatcagCTACAAGCTAGTAAAAAAGCAAATGCTTGTTTCCATCTGTGTAAATCTCATTTTCATTTTTCGACGTTAAATGTCtttcatacatattcataactaTAGTATTATGTTTGCTGCAATTTACTTGACCGTTGGTTAAGAAGGACAAATCCATTTTATAACAGGATGATAAGTCTAGTACTGTATTAGTTATGGttcaacaaagaagaagaatacaTATGAGAATACTACAAGTTCATCATCCAACAAATTGTAACCAAAACGGAAATGCATACTGCCAAGCAAACACATGAGTAAGACTCAGTAATATCTATATCTATACTAccttattattataagtgggagcATCAAAGTATAATATtggattaccattttacccttatatttaattaacaaaatattaaatattgtacttaaaatatatattttacatgaaataaatacattaaaaagataattattcattaataatcTTCTAAAGAAACTGTTGTCTCTTTACATTCCCCACTATGATCcttgtcttttcatttcatatatgtatttctTCTTGCTTTTTACATTCTATTTTATTATGAGTTTGATAGAGAGCATGGaacatttttcttttgggtG
The window above is part of the Solanum pennellii chromosome 5, SPENNV200 genome. Proteins encoded here:
- the LOC107019141 gene encoding probable beta-1,4-xylosyltransferase IRX10L; the encoded protein is MRNWNFIVFLCLAFVLRVESFKFHRIDQHVERISGSAGDVLEEDPTGRLKVFVYELPSKYNKKTVQRDSRCLSHMFAAEIYMHQFLLSSPVRTLDPEEADWFYTPVYTTCEYLTPHGHPLPFNSPRMMRSAIQLIASSWPYWNRTQGGDHFFIVPHDFGACFHFQEEKAIGRGILPLLQRATLVQTFGQRNHVCLKEGSITIPPYAPPQKIQSHFISPDTPRSIFVYFRGLFYDKRNDPKGGYYARGARAAVWENFKDNPLFDISTDHPTTYYEDMQRAIFCLCPLGWAPWSPRLVEAVVFGGIPVIIADDIVLPFADAIPWDDIGLFVAEKDVPYLDNILTSVPPQEILRKQRLLANPSMKQAMLFLQPAQPGDAFHQILNGLARKLPNHHKTIYGDNNVLNWTAGPVADLKPW
- the LOC107019156 gene encoding LOW QUALITY PROTEIN: putative late blight resistance protein homolog R1B-16 (The sequence of the model RefSeq protein was modified relative to this genomic sequence to represent the inferred CDS: inserted 1 base in 1 codon; deleted 1 base in 1 codon), whose protein sequence is MSNLCRGRYFDISPLEKTVHEWDLGSSMEHKMDSLYIDFQFLNMFLSLQSFTRRDCLDATVDKVEALWDAAEFERINCIDDVKLVLDKMEEEIWETKIHIEAKYSFPIALISKIATLDPEFVKRFIDTVVMNITDLPKRNRLYTWSRLKQIQEAVKELKLLRNFVYFISDRCTNPQSEHTFFSHVLVVAGHVAMISWFSINADMNFFFDPLKLDALFSDLQMRIQPIQPGIHEIYIDVLQALTSGSHPNIDVHAADYKAGFVETLVHHMQVLRPIIHKHEKRVAFKDQITMLNFLRDNLINLPREAVEDFDTGIINVGXLVYSVFKSVAVGKSKRLVPVLDFSGDIQSIQALVYFLTRKSFCSNLPKIDGLGSIDIILDQLEEFLSCYSELTSSIRSQIQKIQQQLEHFQKQNDGFGSFGMQVITKAYEVDYVVVGYINKDIPEWCLLLWTRDIIEEITQLIEAGEIHEKEVSDSVLHNTTDVANADTSQLAQITSMSEEMVGFQDVMYTLRGKLIRRSSKLDVISIVGMPGLGKTTIANKLFFDQLVVSHFDVRAQCCVSQVYTRKDLLLTILHSVKKDTVVSDKLPEDVLADKLRKLLMVQRYLILIDDVWETVAWDDLKPSFYDANNGSRIILTTRLGDVANYAKIFSDPHFLRLFTQEESWMLLKTKVFNTKSCPLVLENVGQRIAKRCGGLPLSVVLVAGILETTEKEINCWEQVAINLSSHIQAKSEDIINLSYQALPFHLKPCFLYFGVFLEDEEIQVSKLTWLWIAEGFVRSHKEKLSENVAEDHLKNLIGRNLVMVSKMSSDGKSKSCRIHDLLLDFCKKKAKVENFLQCIKGDNDMNPSSVSCQKHNISRRLCLDVQADNLAEWSSICSDVQSFHLMKGRQIGSSSVSYASHIFNSFKFLWVLDLEFTVIDSFPKELTCLRYVAVKVAEDSSLSFSDNLWNLETLIVKGLGGRVTLPDTLWKMVKLRHLHIYNRAVFNINNALQEMDGLRTLSSPWFSCVEDADRVFAEMPNLQKLRCEVLSCDSSSPSFNNLTKLEMLKFSWGRRALAPTLKLPPSLKTLTLSSGCVSSVDEVATLPRLVVLKLLNISIISDVWEVTDEQFPHLKFLKLQDPSFLEWNVSDDAFPCLENLVLTKLRHLEQIPSRFEDMMTLKSIELRECKESLVESAKNIRETLVEERQKSDFKLFVHK